The following are encoded together in the Aciduricibacillus chroicocephali genome:
- a CDS encoding phosphatase PAP2 family protein → MKRKRIFHWTLLIIIAIVVSIWIHDVMIGELPLVDKLTRAFVTAFGNTSYYRFFTWSTHFGSKSFLIPFVIVMAIVLIYMYRRVLPGVMFAFGTLFGWIFNELIKSLVQRQRPSLNPGLDAIGTSFPSGHAMISFICYGLLLYFLIVKIKSRILQTVLQILIPIIILVIGLGRYLINVHYLTDVMAGYFFGYLFLIVWIKLYKKLSVNKR, encoded by the coding sequence TTGAAAAGGAAAAGGATATTTCATTGGACGTTGCTCATTATTATTGCCATAGTGGTCAGTATATGGATTCATGATGTGATGATTGGAGAGTTGCCTTTAGTCGACAAGTTGACGAGAGCTTTTGTTACAGCGTTTGGCAACACATCGTACTATCGATTCTTCACATGGTCGACGCACTTCGGCTCTAAGTCATTTCTAATTCCATTCGTAATCGTGATGGCCATCGTTCTCATATATATGTACCGAAGAGTCCTGCCAGGTGTTATGTTCGCATTCGGAACGCTTTTTGGCTGGATTTTTAATGAATTGATTAAGTCTCTTGTACAACGCCAGAGACCAAGCCTGAATCCCGGTCTGGATGCTATAGGGACAAGCTTTCCGTCCGGTCATGCGATGATTTCATTCATCTGTTATGGGTTGCTGCTTTATTTTTTGATAGTGAAAATTAAAAGCCGCATTTTGCAAACCGTTTTGCAAATTCTCATTCCTATAATAATCCTTGTTATCGGACTTGGGCGCTACTTGATTAATGTGCATTATTTGACGGATGTTATGGCTGGATATTTCTTCGGGTATCTGTTCCTTATTGTGTGGATTAAGCTTTATAAGAAGTTATCAGTAAACAAACGGTAA
- a CDS encoding disulfide oxidoreductase, with translation MENSKKEENLIMIIWAQALVAMLGSLFYSEIMGYTPCEMCWYQRILMYPLVIIYGAYAFGKRKSREQLIPGMIMSGIGLLVAIYHYMIQKVPAFHEAGGACGIVPCNAVYVNYLGFITIPFMAAVAFAVIFILTIVLYKKKGRVA, from the coding sequence ATGGAGAATTCAAAAAAAGAAGAGAATTTAATTATGATTATCTGGGCCCAAGCGCTTGTTGCCATGCTTGGCAGTCTGTTCTATTCGGAGATAATGGGCTATACGCCTTGTGAGATGTGCTGGTATCAGCGTATTCTCATGTATCCGCTCGTCATAATCTACGGGGCATATGCCTTTGGCAAGAGAAAGAGCAGAGAGCAGCTTATTCCCGGCATGATCATGAGTGGTATTGGTCTGCTAGTTGCTATATATCATTATATGATTCAAAAAGTACCGGCTTTTCATGAGGCAGGCGGTGCATGTGGCATCGTACCGTGTAACGCGGTTTATGTGAATTATCTCGGCTTTATTACAATTCCGTTCATGGCGGCAGTTGCCTTTGCTGTTATTTTTATTTTGACCATTGTACTTTATAAGAAAAAGGGGAGAGTTGCATGA
- a CDS encoding thioredoxin family protein, whose protein sequence is MKKRLLIILGAIIVLFVALVLVVNHKNNEKIENSNNPYGKETLRQETIDQLDDPLYQNQIIPTDLDKKLENKEDMLVYFYSSTCEHCKRVSPVLVPLAEKMDVDMKKVNLWEFHQQAYWDRYFIEGTPTLVQYKDGVEEDRLVGEHTKKEYENFINEYKKYAEKK, encoded by the coding sequence ATGAAGAAACGGCTGCTTATCATACTTGGGGCGATCATCGTATTGTTTGTTGCACTTGTACTCGTCGTCAACCACAAGAATAATGAGAAAATAGAGAATTCAAACAACCCTTATGGCAAGGAAACGCTTAGACAGGAAACGATTGACCAGCTGGATGATCCGCTTTATCAGAATCAAATCATACCGACTGATCTGGATAAAAAACTTGAGAATAAGGAAGATATGCTCGTTTATTTCTATAGTTCTACTTGTGAACACTGCAAGAGAGTTTCACCAGTTCTAGTTCCACTTGCAGAAAAGATGGATGTGGATATGAAAAAAGTGAATCTATGGGAATTTCACCAACAAGCCTATTGGGATAGGTATTTCATTGAAGGAACTCCTACCCTTGTTCAGTATAAAGATGGAGTGGAAGAGGACCGTCTTGTTGGTGAACATACAAAGAAAGAATATGAGAATTTTATAAACGAATATAAAAAATATGCAGAAAAGAAATAG
- a CDS encoding antibiotic biosynthesis monooxygenase family protein — protein sequence MNSYMTNGTESYLKSLMVKHPELNFILMEEADTAVLYYEAENEEIFESGRSYEHVITSGELVQRGYVVINNIPVTEEGRPMFEERFRQRQQQVEKTPGFQAFRLLRPISGNTYAAFTQWQSKQDFENWTESAEFKQAHANRPPKPPAYYADRPYIKKYTVITQEK from the coding sequence GTGAACAGCTATATGACAAATGGAACTGAAAGCTATTTAAAAAGCTTGATGGTGAAACATCCGGAACTGAATTTTATCCTGATGGAAGAAGCTGATACTGCGGTACTTTATTATGAAGCGGAGAATGAGGAGATATTCGAATCAGGACGTTCCTATGAGCATGTAATTACAAGCGGTGAACTTGTTCAAAGAGGATACGTTGTTATTAATAACATTCCAGTAACAGAAGAAGGCCGCCCGATGTTCGAGGAACGCTTCCGTCAGCGTCAGCAGCAAGTCGAGAAAACTCCGGGATTCCAAGCATTCCGTCTGCTCCGACCTATATCCGGCAACACATATGCAGCATTCACCCAATGGCAATCAAAACAGGACTTTGAAAATTGGACTGAATCGGCAGAGTTCAAGCAGGCTCATGCCAATCGACCACCAAAACCACCTGCCTATTACGCCGACCGTCCTTATATAAAAAAATACACAGTAATTACGCAAGAAAAATAG
- a CDS encoding transglycosylase domain-containing protein: MDHKENMFKRLMKKLWNYKKIRTFVYTAVVFLLLFGMAYAFLLFGGRLVIDEKDLILNATTTIETEDGETIKELYEENRKPIAIEEVPPYVPNAFIAIEDQRFREHGGIDFRSIMRAIVHDLAAGSKAQGASTITQQVVKNLSLSQDKTWMRKTKEMMAAIYLDKHLTKDEILELYLNAVYFGQGAYGVEQAAHVYFGKSAQELTTSEAAMLAGMVKSPTGYSPVNYPERAKERRNLVISQMYKEGYLSAKEELRASGQTLGLVKNNKESMAWADSFTDYVMKEAAADYGLSIEELKRGGYKIKTSIDPAAQKAAYEKFQDDAYFSGNTEGVQGALTLMNEKDGSLVALIGGRDYQLGNLNRVNVLRQPGSTMKPLAVYGPAMMKGKFNPYSLLIDQKRTYNGYTAANYDGIYENAVTMYEALIKSKNAPAVWLLNEIGVPNSKKYLKKMDIDIKEEGLGIALGGLEKGLSPIQIAGAYRTFIHEGKYVEPHAILHMVDSDGNEVERKQPLKSSKVFSKKVAWNMVDMMESTVQEGTAQAGMYDKALAGKTGTTQHPLASGETKDAWFAGVTPEYSLAIWMGYDMSDADHYLTGGSEYPTKLAKSILSQIDEEENLSSKFQRPKGIKELQKPIHLPEIHDVRVKYNLGGSTLVKARISWQADTSDDRVVYRVYEKKKGEAQLIGETKGKKELVLSKADLFKSRTFYVVPYDPLTRLEGERSKSVELGF, encoded by the coding sequence ATGGATCATAAAGAAAATATGTTCAAACGGCTTATGAAAAAGCTATGGAACTATAAAAAAATAAGAACATTTGTTTATACTGCAGTTGTTTTTCTTCTTCTGTTTGGAATGGCCTATGCGTTTCTTCTCTTTGGCGGACGGCTCGTAATTGACGAGAAGGATCTAATCCTGAACGCGACTACGACTATTGAGACAGAGGACGGAGAAACAATTAAGGAATTATATGAAGAAAACCGAAAGCCAATCGCGATTGAGGAGGTTCCTCCATATGTACCGAATGCTTTCATCGCGATTGAAGATCAGCGTTTCCGGGAGCACGGAGGAATCGACTTTCGCTCAATCATGAGAGCGATTGTGCATGATCTGGCTGCAGGTTCAAAAGCGCAGGGTGCAAGTACAATCACTCAGCAAGTCGTGAAAAATCTTTCGCTTAGCCAAGATAAGACTTGGATGCGCAAGACGAAAGAAATGATGGCAGCTATCTATCTTGACAAGCATCTGACAAAAGATGAGATTCTTGAACTATATTTGAATGCTGTCTATTTTGGACAAGGAGCTTATGGGGTTGAGCAGGCTGCCCATGTTTATTTTGGGAAAAGTGCCCAGGAATTGACTACAAGTGAGGCAGCGATGCTTGCCGGAATGGTGAAGAGCCCGACAGGCTATTCACCGGTCAATTATCCTGAAAGAGCTAAGGAAAGACGCAATCTCGTCATATCCCAAATGTACAAAGAAGGTTACTTGTCAGCTAAGGAAGAGCTGCGTGCATCAGGTCAGACACTCGGTCTTGTGAAAAATAATAAAGAATCGATGGCCTGGGCCGACAGTTTTACAGACTATGTCATGAAAGAAGCCGCAGCAGACTACGGTTTGTCAATTGAAGAGCTAAAACGAGGCGGCTACAAAATCAAGACGAGCATCGACCCTGCTGCACAAAAAGCAGCCTATGAAAAATTCCAGGATGATGCTTATTTTTCAGGAAATACAGAGGGTGTCCAGGGTGCACTGACTTTGATGAATGAAAAGGATGGCAGTCTGGTGGCGCTAATAGGTGGCAGAGATTATCAGCTTGGTAACTTAAACAGGGTAAATGTCTTGCGCCAACCGGGTTCAACGATGAAGCCGCTCGCTGTTTATGGGCCTGCTATGATGAAAGGAAAATTCAATCCATACTCTCTGCTCATAGATCAGAAACGGACTTACAATGGTTACACAGCTGCCAATTATGACGGGATCTATGAGAATGCCGTTACAATGTATGAGGCACTCATCAAGTCTAAGAATGCGCCTGCTGTCTGGTTGTTGAATGAGATTGGAGTTCCAAACTCCAAAAAATACTTAAAAAAGATGGATATCGATATTAAGGAAGAAGGGCTTGGTATTGCCCTTGGAGGACTTGAAAAAGGACTATCACCAATTCAGATTGCCGGAGCATACAGGACATTTATTCATGAAGGCAAGTACGTTGAACCACATGCCATTCTTCATATGGTGGATTCTGATGGCAATGAAGTGGAACGAAAACAGCCATTAAAATCATCAAAAGTATTTAGCAAAAAAGTTGCCTGGAATATGGTCGATATGATGGAATCGACTGTTCAGGAAGGTACAGCTCAGGCTGGAATGTATGACAAAGCTCTCGCGGGAAAAACAGGCACGACTCAGCATCCGCTTGCGTCTGGTGAAACAAAGGATGCCTGGTTTGCAGGAGTTACACCGGAATATAGTCTTGCAATCTGGATGGGTTATGATATGAGCGATGCTGATCACTATCTGACAGGTGGCAGTGAGTATCCGACAAAACTTGCGAAGTCTATTCTGTCACAGATAGATGAGGAAGAGAATCTTTCTAGTAAGTTCCAACGTCCGAAAGGGATAAAGGAGCTTCAGAAGCCGATACACTTACCCGAGATTCATGATGTCCGGGTAAAGTATAACCTTGGAGGTTCCACACTGGTCAAGGCGCGTATCTCTTGGCAGGCTGATACATCAGATGACCGTGTCGTCTATCGTGTCTATGAGAAGAAAAAAGGGGAGGCTCAGCTTATTGGCGAGACGAAGGGAAAGAAAGAACTCGTTCTGTCAAAAGCAGATCTGTTCAAGTCGCGTACATTTTATGTCGTACCATATGATCCATTGACCAGGCTTGAAGGGGAAAGGTCGAAAAGTGTTGAACTTGGATTTTAA
- the hemE gene encoding uroporphyrinogen decarboxylase has protein sequence MAKKINDVIIRAYRGEETEYTPVWFMRQAGRSQKEYRELKKKHSLFEITHQPEMCAYVTRLPVEHYDVDAAILYKDIMSPLPAIGVDVEIKSGIGPVISNPIRTKEDAERLGTINPGEDVPYVLDTIRLLTEEQLEVPLIGFGGAPFTLASYMIEGGPSKNYSKTKAMMYRDPETWFLLMDKLADMTITYIQAQVEAGAKAIQIFDSWVGSLNVSDYRIFIKPVMTRIFNELGNEGVPLILFGFGASHLLMEFNDLPVDVIGLDWRTSIEEAREMGVTKVLQGNLDPAILLADWDTIETRTKAILDSSMKDGHHVFNLGHGVTPDIEPATLKRLTELIHSYTKR, from the coding sequence TTGGCGAAGAAGATAAACGATGTGATCATCCGCGCCTACCGCGGGGAAGAGACAGAGTATACACCTGTCTGGTTTATGCGACAGGCAGGAAGGTCGCAGAAAGAATACCGTGAGCTGAAAAAAAAGCACTCTCTATTTGAAATTACACACCAGCCGGAAATGTGTGCATATGTAACCCGGCTTCCTGTGGAGCATTATGATGTAGATGCAGCAATCCTTTACAAAGATATCATGTCTCCGCTTCCAGCTATTGGTGTGGATGTCGAGATTAAATCTGGCATTGGCCCGGTTATTTCAAATCCAATCCGTACAAAAGAGGATGCCGAAAGACTTGGCACAATTAATCCTGGAGAAGATGTTCCTTATGTTCTTGACACAATTCGTCTGTTGACTGAGGAACAGCTTGAAGTGCCGCTTATCGGGTTTGGCGGAGCGCCTTTCACATTGGCGAGTTATATGATTGAAGGCGGGCCGTCAAAGAATTACAGCAAGACGAAAGCAATGATGTATCGGGATCCGGAAACATGGTTCCTGCTCATGGACAAACTTGCTGATATGACGATTACATATATTCAGGCGCAAGTCGAAGCAGGAGCGAAGGCGATCCAGATTTTTGATTCATGGGTTGGTTCTTTGAATGTTAGTGACTACCGGATCTTCATAAAACCTGTTATGACGCGTATTTTCAATGAACTCGGCAATGAAGGAGTACCACTGATTCTATTCGGATTTGGCGCCAGTCACTTACTTATGGAATTTAATGATCTTCCTGTCGATGTCATCGGCCTTGATTGGCGTACATCAATTGAGGAAGCTAGAGAGATGGGCGTGACGAAGGTGCTTCAGGGGAACCTGGATCCAGCGATTTTGCTTGCTGACTGGGACACAATAGAAACACGCACAAAAGCGATTCTTGATTCCAGCATGAAAGATGGCCATCATGTATTCAATTTGGGTCACGGAGTTACACCTGATATCGAACCGGCAACATTGAAAAGGCTCACAGAGCTAATTCATTCCTATACTAAAAGATAA
- the hemH gene encoding ferrochelatase, with protein sequence MEKKKMGLLVMAYGTPHKEEEIEPYYTHIRHGRKPSDEALQDLKDRYKAIGGISPLAKITDDQAEGLKNRLNEVQDEIEFELFIGLKHIAPFIEDAVADMNKAGIKEAVTIVLAPHYSTFSIKSYNGRAKEEADKYGISVTSVESWYDEPKFIHYWSTRVKDTFDKMAEEEREKACLIVSAHSLPQKILQYGDPYADQLHETAKLIAEEAGVNNYEVGWQSEGNTPDPWLGPDVQDLTRELFDKKGYRSFVYTPVGFVADHLEVLYDNDYECKVVCDELGAKYHRPEMPNAQPEFIDILTGVVLKHLQREA encoded by the coding sequence ATGGAAAAGAAAAAAATGGGTCTGCTTGTCATGGCATATGGCACACCACACAAAGAAGAAGAAATCGAGCCTTACTACACACATATTCGTCACGGTCGCAAGCCGTCTGACGAAGCACTTCAGGATCTGAAGGACCGTTATAAGGCAATTGGCGGTATTTCTCCACTTGCTAAGATTACTGATGACCAAGCTGAAGGTCTGAAAAATCGTCTTAACGAAGTACAGGATGAAATTGAATTCGAATTGTTCATCGGTTTGAAGCATATTGCGCCATTCATTGAGGATGCAGTTGCTGATATGAACAAGGCTGGTATCAAGGAAGCTGTAACAATCGTCCTTGCACCGCATTATTCAACCTTCTCCATCAAGTCATATAACGGACGTGCGAAGGAAGAGGCTGATAAATACGGCATCTCCGTAACATCTGTAGAAAGCTGGTATGATGAGCCTAAATTCATTCACTACTGGTCAACACGTGTGAAAGATACATTTGATAAGATGGCGGAAGAAGAACGTGAAAAAGCTTGTCTGATCGTATCAGCCCACAGTCTTCCACAAAAAATTCTTCAGTACGGCGATCCATATGCAGATCAGCTTCATGAAACTGCAAAACTGATTGCTGAAGAAGCTGGAGTCAACAATTATGAAGTAGGCTGGCAGAGTGAAGGAAATACACCGGATCCATGGCTTGGACCAGATGTTCAGGACTTGACACGTGAGTTGTTCGATAAGAAAGGTTACCGCTCATTCGTCTATACTCCAGTAGGCTTTGTCGCAGATCACCTTGAAGTTCTCTATGATAATGACTATGAGTGCAAGGTTGTCTGTGATGAACTTGGTGCGAAGTATCACCGACCTGAAATGCCAAACGCACAGCCTGAATTTATCGACATTCTTACTGGTGTCGTTCTCAAGCACTTGCAGCGTGAAGCGTAA
- the hemY gene encoding protoporphyrinogen oxidase encodes MNRKIAIIGGGITGLSAAYSLKKKIEEKGLPIDIALFEGSNRLGGKIETMHHGDFVIERGADSFLARKRPAVDLVKSLGLEEELVRNGTGQSYVLSGGKLHKIPKGSYRGIPTRLGPYFNSSLFSAKGKLRGSMDLVLPKSKHEGDQSLGAFFRHRFGDEFVERLIEPLLAGIYSGNIDEMSLMATFPQFHELEQRHGSLVKGLQATMPEINTKKQKNPKAKEGAFLSLRNGLGTMITALEKELGAIIFKDESIDHIEKKENRFNLLLGSGEVFKADRVVIATEHEAVPKMLSQYDFLKVLNEIPSTSTANVALAFDKTAIRKDIDGTGFVVARKSKTRITACTWTHKKWPTTTPEGKALVRCYVGKPDDQEVVNLSDEELTEIVLKDLNKTMKIKKDPEFAVITRWREARPQYTVGHVERMNKIQAGLEANLPGVFLAGSSYAGVGIPDCIEQGEKAASNALIHLENELY; translated from the coding sequence ATGAATAGGAAGATTGCCATTATAGGCGGCGGAATCACTGGACTTTCCGCCGCCTATTCTTTAAAGAAAAAGATAGAAGAAAAAGGATTGCCGATTGATATCGCACTCTTTGAAGGCAGCAATCGACTTGGTGGTAAAATTGAAACAATGCATCATGGCGATTTTGTAATTGAGCGGGGAGCCGACTCTTTCCTCGCCCGTAAGCGACCGGCTGTTGATCTTGTCAAATCTCTAGGACTTGAAGAAGAGCTTGTAAGAAATGGCACAGGTCAATCGTATGTTCTCTCGGGCGGCAAATTACATAAGATCCCGAAAGGTTCTTATCGTGGCATTCCGACAAGATTAGGCCCTTATTTCAACTCTTCTCTGTTCTCTGCAAAGGGGAAGTTAAGGGGCAGCATGGATTTGGTTCTGCCTAAAAGCAAACATGAAGGAGACCAATCGCTAGGTGCCTTTTTTCGCCACAGATTCGGCGATGAATTTGTTGAACGGCTTATCGAACCATTGCTGGCAGGCATCTATTCAGGCAATATTGATGAAATGAGCCTGATGGCAACATTCCCGCAGTTCCATGAACTTGAACAGCGTCATGGAAGTCTTGTTAAAGGTTTGCAAGCAACAATGCCTGAAATCAATACGAAGAAACAGAAAAATCCAAAGGCAAAAGAAGGCGCTTTTCTATCTCTGAGGAATGGTCTTGGAACGATGATTACAGCTCTGGAAAAGGAGCTTGGAGCAATCATTTTTAAAGATGAATCTATAGATCATATCGAAAAGAAAGAAAACAGGTTTAATCTTTTGCTTGGCAGTGGCGAAGTATTCAAGGCTGATCGTGTTGTAATCGCGACAGAACATGAAGCAGTACCGAAAATGCTCAGCCAGTACGATTTTCTAAAGGTATTGAATGAAATACCGTCCACCTCGACTGCGAATGTGGCACTCGCTTTTGACAAGACTGCCATCAGGAAGGATATAGATGGAACCGGTTTTGTCGTTGCGCGTAAGAGCAAAACACGGATTACAGCATGTACATGGACACATAAGAAATGGCCTACGACGACACCAGAGGGGAAAGCGCTCGTCCGCTGTTATGTAGGAAAACCTGATGATCAGGAAGTTGTCAATTTGTCAGATGAGGAATTGACGGAAATCGTACTTAAAGATTTGAACAAAACAATGAAAATCAAGAAAGATCCTGAATTCGCTGTAATTACCCGATGGCGGGAAGCACGTCCGCAGTATACGGTCGGACATGTAGAGCGAATGAATAAGATTCAGGCTGGTCTTGAAGCGAACCTGCCTGGCGTGTTCCTTGCAGGAAGTTCCTATGCAGGTGTTGGCATCCCAGACTGCATTGAGCAAGGGGAAAAGGCTGCATCAAATGCACTCATCCACTTGGAAAATGAGTTGTATTAG
- the yhfH gene encoding protein YhfH, translating into MNNIIEFFKKLPKRKCRKCGHEIREKADCYVSLCDDCDHPAR; encoded by the coding sequence ATGAACAACATTATTGAATTCTTCAAGAAACTGCCAAAGAGAAAATGTCGCAAATGCGGACATGAAATTAGGGAAAAGGCGGATTGCTACGTATCGCTCTGTGATGACTGCGATCATCCTGCCCGATAA
- a CDS encoding lipoate--protein ligase, with protein MKFIDNKGITDPRINLALEEYILENFGETDSFLLFYINEPSIIIGRNQNTIEEINTDYVDSKGIKVVRRLSGGGAVYHDLGNLNFSFITQDDGDSFHNFAKFTKPVVEALQSIGVPAELKGRNDLLADGRKISGNAQFATKGRMFSHGTLMFDSEIEHVVSALNVKKEKIESKGIKSIRSRVVNISEFLEEKMTMQEFKELILRHIFDVEKVEDVPQYVLTEEDWKNVNAIADERYRNWDWNFGKSPAFNKQASHKFPSGLVDVRLDVKRGIIENCKIYGDFFGVGSIEEVEKKLVGVKHERESIEKALSDIDVPHYLGKITKEELINLIY; from the coding sequence ATGAAATTCATAGATAATAAAGGTATTACAGATCCAAGGATCAATCTGGCACTGGAAGAATACATACTTGAGAACTTCGGTGAGACGGATTCCTTCCTGCTTTTCTACATAAATGAGCCATCTATCATCATTGGCCGTAACCAGAACACGATTGAGGAGATTAATACGGATTATGTTGATTCGAAAGGAATTAAAGTCGTTCGCCGTCTCTCTGGTGGTGGAGCGGTCTACCATGATCTTGGCAATCTGAACTTTAGCTTCATTACACAAGATGATGGAGATAGCTTCCATAACTTTGCTAAGTTCACCAAACCTGTCGTCGAGGCTCTTCAGTCAATCGGGGTTCCGGCTGAGTTGAAAGGACGCAACGATCTGCTTGCAGATGGCCGCAAGATTTCCGGTAATGCACAATTTGCGACAAAAGGACGTATGTTCAGCCACGGAACACTTATGTTTGATTCAGAAATTGAACATGTTGTGTCTGCACTTAATGTGAAAAAGGAAAAAATCGAATCAAAAGGAATCAAATCAATTCGTAGCAGAGTAGTGAATATATCGGAATTCCTGGAAGAAAAAATGACAATGCAGGAATTTAAGGAATTGATTTTACGCCATATCTTTGATGTGGAAAAAGTTGAAGATGTACCGCAATATGTTTTGACTGAAGAAGATTGGAAAAATGTAAATGCTATTGCTGATGAGCGTTACAGAAACTGGGACTGGAACTTTGGTAAATCCCCAGCGTTTAACAAGCAGGCTTCACATAAATTCCCATCAGGACTTGTTGATGTACGTCTAGATGTTAAAAGAGGCATCATCGAAAACTGCAAAATTTATGGTGATTTCTTCGGTGTCGGATCGATTGAAGAGGTTGAGAAGAAGCTGGTCGGAGTCAAGCATGAGCGTGAGTCGATTGAGAAAGCACTATCAGATATTGATGTGCCACATTATCTTGGAAAAATTACAAAAGAAGAATTGATTAATCTAATTTACTGA
- a CDS encoding competence protein ComK, whose amino-acid sequence MTNHLYATSYEVNPLTLAILSRKDEKGRTTAYVLEQDAEYVVSRTPTNIIDQSCSYFGASLKGRQEGTRSICGITHKAPISIDPASGMYFFPTASPSNALCSWIAHSHIETLHSLPNQNTEITFKNGTSIVVEASQGSIMNQVQRTAHFRYLLDKRLQGLPRSFGTSERLPVI is encoded by the coding sequence TTGACAAATCACCTCTACGCAACAAGCTACGAAGTAAATCCTCTTACACTTGCTATTCTTTCAAGAAAAGATGAGAAGGGCAGAACGACTGCATATGTTCTTGAACAGGATGCTGAATATGTCGTTTCCCGAACGCCAACGAATATTATTGATCAGAGCTGTTCTTACTTCGGTGCGAGTCTTAAAGGCCGCCAAGAAGGGACGAGAAGTATTTGTGGCATCACACACAAAGCTCCAATCTCAATCGATCCGGCAAGCGGTATGTATTTTTTCCCGACAGCCTCTCCATCAAACGCGCTCTGTTCCTGGATCGCACATTCACATATTGAGACACTTCATTCTCTTCCTAACCAAAATACTGAGATTACTTTCAAAAATGGTACGAGTATCGTCGTTGAGGCTTCACAAGGGTCCATCATGAATCAGGTGCAGCGAACGGCTCATTTTCGCTATTTGCTTGATAAACGCCTGCAAGGTCTGCCACGCTCTTTTGGGACGTCGGAACGGCTCCCGGTAATATAA
- a CDS encoding TVP38/TMEM64 family protein: MHEATFVILTQNLKDSGQYEEQVKYLLNQYENLGPLPGLLLPFAEAFLPFLPLIVFVFANAAAYGLLKGFILSWAGSSLGSILVFLIVRRLGRKKWVRKIADHKQVHKVTEWVDRHGFGPLFLLLCFPFSPSSIINIVAGLSRVSTQQFILAVLLGKSVMIFSIAYVGSSIFSFAENPVKTIVVGICIVLFWMFGKLIEKRLQRRNKM; the protein is encoded by the coding sequence ATGCATGAAGCAACCTTTGTCATTCTTACACAGAATTTAAAAGATTCAGGCCAGTATGAGGAGCAAGTAAAATATCTGCTGAATCAATATGAAAACCTCGGTCCTTTACCAGGATTGCTTCTTCCATTTGCAGAAGCATTTTTACCATTTCTGCCTCTCATCGTATTTGTCTTTGCGAATGCGGCAGCATATGGTCTACTGAAAGGGTTCATTCTCTCCTGGGCTGGTTCAAGCCTAGGATCAATCCTCGTATTTCTTATTGTTCGCAGACTCGGCAGGAAGAAGTGGGTCCGAAAAATTGCGGATCATAAGCAGGTCCATAAAGTGACAGAGTGGGTGGATCGCCACGGTTTTGGACCTTTATTTCTGCTCTTATGCTTTCCATTCTCACCGTCTTCCATTATTAATATTGTTGCCGGATTAAGTCGGGTCAGCACTCAGCAATTCATTCTAGCTGTCTTATTAGGTAAGTCGGTTATGATTTTCTCTATTGCCTACGTTGGGTCGAGCATTTTCTCGTTTGCTGAGAATCCTGTGAAGACCATTGTGGTCGGCATCTGTATAGTTCTGTTCTGGATGTTTGGAAAATTGATTGAGAAGCGGCTGCAACGCCGGAACAAAATGTAG
- the lepB gene encoding signal peptidase I, translating into MRNRLLRLIPLMLVAIMLGMMVHAVLFVNYIVDGKSMEPSFDDGNTLEVNRIAYNLHEAKRFDVIVFHANENEDFVKRIIALPGETIEFRDDSLFVDGKQIEEPFLKNRIHDQIGQYTEDFTLKEKTGKQTVPPNAVFVMGDNRPDSYDSRAFGFVEKEQIVGKVNRHWTESKKPSNVWQSAIIPLFSLWK; encoded by the coding sequence ATGAGAAACCGACTGCTCCGGCTTATTCCACTCATGTTGGTCGCTATTATGCTAGGCATGATGGTTCATGCCGTTCTCTTTGTAAATTACATCGTGGATGGGAAATCAATGGAACCATCTTTTGATGATGGCAATACGCTTGAGGTTAACCGGATTGCGTATAATCTGCACGAAGCAAAACGTTTTGATGTCATCGTTTTTCATGCGAATGAGAATGAGGACTTTGTAAAGCGAATCATTGCGCTTCCTGGTGAAACGATTGAATTTCGTGATGACAGTCTTTTCGTGGATGGCAAGCAGATTGAGGAGCCTTTCCTGAAGAACCGGATTCATGACCAGATTGGCCAATACACAGAGGATTTCACACTTAAAGAAAAGACGGGTAAGCAGACTGTACCGCCAAACGCAGTCTTTGTAATGGGTGATAACCGGCCGGACAGTTATGATTCAAGAGCATTTGGATTTGTTGAGAAGGAACAGATTGTTGGCAAGGTGAATAGACACTGGACTGAATCCAAAAAACCGTCGAATGTATGGCAATCAGCAATAATCCCGCTATTTTCTCTATGGAAATGA